tcaataaaaaaatcatatatgtaaaaaaaatcGTAAACTTGCAGGCCCAACGGGCTAGTTCGAAACCAAGTgcgttagggttagggttagggttaagGTCAAAATATTTTaacccgaaaaataaaaaatcgactAACCCAAACCGAATACGCTTGCCCGAAACTGAGTGGGTCGATTCGATTGGCATccctaaaattaatatatataaatacacagtttaaaaattaaaatatttaaactaagacaaaaagaaaaagtaaaaatgtactccctccgtcccaactttttgtattcacttttagtagtatttactactaaaagtgaatacaaaaagctgggacggagtcacggagggagtatattttttagaatgaaaaagtaaaaatgttTAAAAAATAAGGTCAacaactagggatgtcaatgcagcccgaaacccgtgggccgacccgaataacccgacaaaattagagggttagggttgaaaaatcgcaacccgaaaaaacctccagcccgattagcccacacccgactaacccgaaacccgatagggctagcccgaaaattcgatgggctggcccggtgggctgacggaattgtgactgatgcatccagttacaacttctgctatgtttagatctatggtatttgcttaaatatatatatgtagcctcattaaaaaagtgaaattaattagatagaatatatgtgtgtgtgtgtgtgtgcaatctcattaaaaaaagtgaaattaattacagattttttgtagaaattgattattagtatctcattagttagaaattaattattagtatctcattttaaagtgataccaatttttttttttttttgtcaatgagacgtgcatgacaaatccactaattattcagtaataatccagattgattctagtgcattgatacatgttaaattttactatctcattttaatataattttgtttatgtaatcttgaatatcttatatttttgcatttcatgctttgctatataatttatatatttaatatctatgtatattttatacattatacattagatcattaggaataataaaatacaaatgataattttatttttacgcctttaacttgattagcccgatgggctagtccgaaacccgaaagtttagggttagggttgaagacttacaacccgaaaaaatctccaacccgattagtccgcacccgactaacccgaaacccgatagggctagcccgaaaacccggtgggcttgcccgattgacatccctatcaACAACCATAATAACAATAAGACTAGGATATGTTTTTTAAACATTTTTGCTTtttcattctaaaaaaaatgattgagCGAAAGACACTCTCACGAATCTTTATCTGGGCCGTCTTCAAAGTTTGAAACATGTTATCTGTGCAATCACCACTCCAAAAATGAAGTCTTTGCATTTGAATTCTCCCACATTAATATCACCATCTCTCGCAAACACTCCAAATCCCAAAATCAGCCGCTCATTCCCTCAACATTCCTCACCGCCGGAAAACATTTTCTCAGACCAACTTCTTTCACTGCGTAGATGCGTCCAAACCCAAGACCTCAAAACGGGATCTTCCCTTCACGCCACAATTCTCAAATCAGGGCTCGAAGCCGATGTTTTCATCGCCAATTCATTACTCAACATGTACTCAAAATGCGACTGCGTACACCACGCACGCAACGTGTTCGACCAAATGCCTCACCGAACCGTCGTGTCGTGGACCGCGATGATGTCAGCCTATCACCGCAGCTCGCTCCCCGATGAAGCGATGTCGTTGTTTTCGAGGATGCCGGCGCATCTCAACCCCAACGAGTTCACACTGGCTGTGCTTCTGCAGGCTTGCGCATTGAGAGGTGACGTCAATTTGGTCGAAGCTGTTCATTCTCACGCGATTAGAAGCGGCCTCGCATCGGATAGCTTCTTGCAGAATTGCTTAATCGATGCGTACGCGAAAGCAGGGATGCTCACGGCTGCGGAGAAGCTGCTGCTGAGGCTCTGCAGAAGAGATGTTGTTTCGTGGACTTGTGTCGTCTCCGGTTGTGTGAAATGTGGCGAGGCCGAGAGGGGGCTGTCGCTGTTTTGCAGGATGCAGGAAGACGGCGTCGCACCAAGTGAGATAGCGATGGTTACTGCATTGCAAGCCTGCTCTGAAATTGGGAATGGCAGAATCATGGGGTGGATTCATGGATTGGTGTTGAAAGGGAATTGGTGGATGAGTGGTTTGGTGTTGAATTCGTTGATTGGAATGTACTCCACGAATGGTTACTTCACCGAGGCTATGGCAGTCTTTCGTCGTTTCTGCTTTGGGAGTGAGGGTCTGCATCCTAGTCCGGAGACTATGGCAAGCCTGCTACATGGTTGTGGAAGGCGTGGAGCATTAAAGCTAGGGGGAGAGATTCATGGATACTTGATCAAACACGGGTTTTTGCCTTGTGTCGTTGCTGAGAATTCGCTAATGAACGTGTATGCTGAGCACGGATATGTGGACTCTGCGTTGCTCCTGTTTAGGATGATGGCAGAGAGAGACGTTATTTCTTGGAACACGATCATCAAATGCTTCGTGAAGAATGGTCGGGCTGTTGATGCATTGAGACTCCTTCGTGAGATTCACAGAGAAGGTTGCGTCTCTCCGGATTTTGTCACGTTGCTTACATCTCTTGAAGCTTGTTCTGAGCTGGCACGGATCACAGAAGGTCGGGTTATTCATGGCCACCTGACGAAGACAGGGTTGCTCGGTGATATCTTCCTCCAAAATGCTCTGATAGATATGTATGCAAAGTCGGGAAGGGTGGATTTCGCGGACTGTGTTTTTGAGGGAATGCAGGAGACAGACATTGGCTCGTGGAACTCAATCATCGCAGCGTATGGTGTGAATGGAGATGGGGCCTCCGCTGTGAAGGCGTTTGAGAAACTCGAAAGAGAAGGGACCAAGAAACCGAATGGTATCACGTTCACTAATGCTCTATCAGCGTGTGCCCACGCAGGATTGGTTGAGGAAGGTTGTGGGATTTTTCACTCGATGGAGAAGCGCCATGGGATGAACCCGAGCACGGAGCATTACGCCTGCGTGGTTGATCTGTTGGGAAGAGCAGGGAGAGTGAAAGAAGCAGAGGCCTTCATTGATAAAATGCCAATGCTGCCAGGCTCTGATGTTTGGGGGGCTCTGTTGAGCGCGAGTGTGCTCGTGGGAGACGTGGCAATGGCTGAGAGGGCAGCGGAGGAGCTCGCGGCTCTGGAACCTTCTAGTAGCATCTGGAGAGTCGCGTTGGCCAATGCGTACGCTGCTGCTGGAAAATGGGATAGGGTTGCAGAGTTGAGAGGGTTGAGGAAGGAAGGGGGGTGGAGCTGTGTGAATGTCGAAGGATTTGAGTTTGATTTCTTCGCAGGCGACGCGAGGCGTGGAGAGAGTGAGATGATCTATCAAGTTATAGGGTGGTTGCAGATTCATATGCAAGATAATGCAGTATGTGATGAGATCCTTTTCTTAACTTAGAGAAGCATGCATCCATTGAGGCATATGTTTTGTAAAGTAGTAGAAGTTTAGTTAATAGTACATCTCAGTGCAGAAGCTGTATAATGTAAATTCATTCAAGATGTGAGGCACTGTTCATTTCTTTATATGTAAATTAATCATAGCACAAGAGAATTTATCATGTATGATCACTTAAGATTAATTAGTGCAAATTTCTGTATTCAAACTTATGGATTTGGACAAATTTACTTGTGGTCAATAGCTCACTTGAACTTGATTGATGAAATAAGACtagtaagtttattttaaaatatgtaaACAATCTTTAGTTGTATGGTGTTGGATGCTTGGAGGTTGCTTGGAGTATATTTTACAGCAAAATGAATAATCagacttttatttattagttgTTTAATCTTAATAATATGTACAACTTATTTGAACTAATGAAGAataaaaactactccctccatctcacaaaaacatgaacaaataGAAatacacgagttttaagaaatgttagttgagagttaaagtaagtggaaaatgggtcccactttaaaaggtgttgtgagagtaatgaattaattaaggaaaagtagtggtgagccatgatgtactaaaatggaaaggttcatgtttttgtgagacacccgaaaatggaaaaacgttcatgtttttgtgagacggggGAGTACAATTTATTATAGTAAGTTACATAGTAGTAATATTTTCTAAATCTCTGAATTAGAGTATGCTTCCCACAAATGATTACTTAATGCATTTTGTTGTGCAAAAAAACAAATGTTCCAACGGAAAGTAGTTAAGGGTGAAATTTTGAGAACTTTGTATTGATTTATAAGTAAGCAATATTGAGCGGTACTGCCTTTTACAATGAAATTTTTACATGTATTTACATGCATTTTATACTGCattctttcaatttttaaaatatgcatatttttgtccttATCACATTTCTAATGGTGAAAATGAGCCTTTGTATCAATTTTTATCTTTAGGTACTTTATGTTATATTTGTTGGATTTTAGTTATTTGATGCTTTTATATTGCAATATTATATGATATCATTTGTGCAATCTGTATAATATTATtgcaattaatattttaatttaataacgCTGTTATTTATTAGGTTTAATTGACATGttatattattctaattaaGGGTTAATGATAGTTTTATATACTTGtaaaatcaaaaaattaaaaatatccactatacaaaatattataagaactattcatttttttaatgtgAAAGAATAAAGTAGTCGTTACTTAATAGATTAGAAGCTTCATCTCGTTATTTTATATTACTTGAATGGTGAGTTTTGCTCGACATGTTCGATCAATGCGAATTGAACATGTCAAGCATCAGTGATATATATTAATACTCAACCAATACAAATCGAGCATGTCGAGAATCAGTAATAAATGCATTAATGCTCGACATGTTCAACCACATGTGAGTTGAGCATGTTAAACATTAGTGGTAAATGCGCTAATGCACAACATGTTAGACCTCTACGAATTGAGCATATCGAGTACTATAAATGCACTAAGGTCATCTCTAACCATTTACACCAAACTCAAACCCATTTTACAGTATATGTCACATCCAACAGTAATTCTTCTCCAATCATTTATACCAGACTCAAACCCAaaagaatattattttaatattctcTTTCCACTTACTTTTTATACTTCTTCAATCATATCTATgtatttcttttaaattatacatttgccccaatttttttgattaataatttcatattaaaataaatactataaggaaattaattttttttattattaaataagaaaaaaaagctaaactttaaaataaaattaacatattaaaataatttagatacacaataaataaattaactacgAAATTAACATTTAAAGCTACGAAATTAacacaataaataaattaactacgAAAATTTAGATACACAACCAAActctattattattgttaatcATTTAAAGCTACGTaattaacaaaacaaaataaattaacattCATTCCTCAAAACAAAAAGCTACGTTATTAACAAAACAAGTAAATTATTGAGAGCCTATTGTAGGAGCCCAATAAATTCAGATACACAAccctaaattataattaaatgcaCGAAACtacagaatttaaagaaagtcGTCTTCTTCGTTTCGAGAAAACACAGAGCATCATCGTCTTCTTCAACATTACCTGCAACACTCGCAATTCGACGGATTCTCAATATCTAGCAAGAAGAGGGGTTAGTTTGCAATTCTTAAAATTCTATAAAGTGTTTTGGTGTAGTGAATAGTATCACACAAAATTTGGTGCAATACTATTCAAATGGTGGCCCCAAACCCATTTTGGGTTTGAGTTTAGTGTACCATTGGAGAAGTTTTGGTACACCAAAATGGGATTTGGTGTACCATTGAAGATGGTCTAATGATCGATATGCTCGACCACTACAATTGAACATCAATAGTCAAGAATTATTGAAAAATGTATTAATAATCTACACAAGGATAAAAAAGTCttaaatatatactccattatttttgtctATGATATCATTTCCACTTTATGGACAACACAAGTACTTTTAAGAAAGTAGTGGATAGTAGTTAATAGTAGTGGGTATTGTTGTGagggagtttgggtcccaccattgttgtgagtggaatttgTGGGACCTTACTGCTACAAATAGAAGTGGAAATGATATTGTGGAcgaaccaaaatgacaaaagttaAATGATATCGTGGACGGATATATTCCATTTGTCGTCcatccacgatatcgtttcaaCATTCATGTGGACGGctcgaatttttaaaaaaatggtggataatataaaaaaattgtggaTAATAGTTGATCGTGAATATTGGTGTGAATAGAGTTTGGGTCCCTCTATAAATATGTGGAGAGTGTTACGTGAACCATATTGTTATAAATGAGAAGTAGAAATGATATTgtgaataaattaaaatgacaaaagtgaaaacgatatcgtggacggagagagtatattttatcaaagataagtattttttatattttattttttaaaatgggtGGATACCATTTTCATACTTTCCAATTAGAgaaattttaagaaataattaatttagtgTAACAAAAACATAAATACACCATTATATATAACAAAAAGAAAACGTAAGAATTTTATTTTGGTGCAGTAATGCTAGAATAGCGCAACACTATTTGTTCATTCGTACATATATACTTAAATATATAAAGAATAACTTTAGACGTAAGACAAGTCTATTATGGGATCATTTCAAAATGTGAAGTATATAGATCTTTATGAAAATGCGTGCTCGTTATAGAAGTTGGTTGAAAACTTGAaatgattaaattgaaaatgCGTGCTCGTTATGGTAAATGGACACCAAGTGTCCTGTACACTCGGTTAAAACTTAAAACTGGAGTTTTTGCAATTAGCCAAAGTGAGCCGGTTTTTGGGTGAATTGgttatttactaatttatccctTATTAAGTAATACTactattttattgttttgtctTTTATGTTTTATAATTTCCGGAAGTTTTGTTGTTCGGTTTCtttatttattagtttttttgtttcctttactttttggttttttattttcgaaaattatactATAAATCTTATAATTCGAAgtttatatgtttttttattcgaaattcttttgattatttgtttcaaaatattatttttgatttgttaccaataatttgaggtttctttttaaaataatcctatatttgttttcaactattttttttgaaattaatactccctccatccatgaaagaacttccttggaggaagtgacacgagttttaagaaaaaagttggtgaatatattaaaagtggataaaaaattgttgaatgcattggaagtggtgaaactGGACAAGGTGACAAAGTATTACTCATATATTATTGAGGTCTTTGGTTCAA
The genomic region above belongs to Salvia miltiorrhiza cultivar Shanhuang (shh) chromosome 5, IMPLAD_Smil_shh, whole genome shotgun sequence and contains:
- the LOC131024910 gene encoding pentatricopeptide repeat-containing protein At3g53360, mitochondrial-like, with protein sequence MKSLHLNSPTLISPSLANTPNPKISRSFPQHSSPPENIFSDQLLSLRRCVQTQDLKTGSSLHATILKSGLEADVFIANSLLNMYSKCDCVHHARNVFDQMPHRTVVSWTAMMSAYHRSSLPDEAMSLFSRMPAHLNPNEFTLAVLLQACALRGDVNLVEAVHSHAIRSGLASDSFLQNCLIDAYAKAGMLTAAEKLLLRLCRRDVVSWTCVVSGCVKCGEAERGLSLFCRMQEDGVAPSEIAMVTALQACSEIGNGRIMGWIHGLVLKGNWWMSGLVLNSLIGMYSTNGYFTEAMAVFRRFCFGSEGLHPSPETMASLLHGCGRRGALKLGGEIHGYLIKHGFLPCVVAENSLMNVYAEHGYVDSALLLFRMMAERDVISWNTIIKCFVKNGRAVDALRLLREIHREGCVSPDFVTLLTSLEACSELARITEGRVIHGHLTKTGLLGDIFLQNALIDMYAKSGRVDFADCVFEGMQETDIGSWNSIIAAYGVNGDGASAVKAFEKLEREGTKKPNGITFTNALSACAHAGLVEEGCGIFHSMEKRHGMNPSTEHYACVVDLLGRAGRVKEAEAFIDKMPMLPGSDVWGALLSASVLVGDVAMAERAAEELAALEPSSSIWRVALANAYAAAGKWDRVAELRGLRKEGGWSCVNVEGFEFDFFAGDARRGESEMIYQVIGWLQIHMQDNAVCDEILFLT